In the Euphorbia lathyris chromosome 5, ddEupLath1.1, whole genome shotgun sequence genome, one interval contains:
- the LOC136230652 gene encoding early nodulin-like protein 4, with amino-acid sequence MGFQRFIESLILIMVFLLEVSQCYQFYVGGKDGWVLNPSENYTVWPHRHRFQVNDTLFFKYKKGADSVLIVSKDDFESCNTKNPKQSLTDGDSIFKFDNSGPFYFISGESDHCKNGQKLHIIVMAIRPKPSSPNAPPQSPSSPPVTSPSLPPVESSAPSPADLISQPPPQSANSGSEGFTGFVRVVLGASFGVTVILGSFAGI; translated from the exons ATGGGGTTTCAGAGATTTATTGAatctttgattttgattatggTGTTCCTTCTTGAGGTATCTCAGTGTTACCAGTTCTATGTTGGAGGTAAAGATGGGTGGGTTTTGAATCCTTCTGAGAATTATACTGTTTGGCCTCACAGACACAGATTTCAAGTCAATGATACTCTTT TTTTCAAGTATAAGAAAGGAGCAGACTCAGTTTTAATAGTGAGCAAAGATGATTTTGAATCATGCAACACCAAAAACCCTAAACAATCCTTGACTGATGGCGATTCAATCTTCAAGTTTGATAATTCCGGCCCATTCTACTTCATCTCCGGCGAGTCTGATCACTGCAAAAATGGCCAGAAACTGCACATTATTGTTATGGCTATAAGACCCAAACCTTCTTCCCCTAATGCTCCTCCGCAGTCTCCCTCATCTCCGCCAGTCACTTCTCCTTCTCTGCCGCCTGTGGAGTCTTCCGCCCCGAGTCCGGCAGATTTAATTTCTCAACCGCCGCCGCAATCGGCCAATTCCGGGTCTGAGGGCTTTACTGGTTTTGTGAGGGTGGTTTTGGGTGCTAGTTTTGGGGTGACTGTGATTCTAGGTAGCTTTGCTGGGATATAG